The Triplophysa rosa unplaced genomic scaffold, Trosa_1v2 scaffold677, whole genome shotgun sequence genome includes a region encoding these proteins:
- the LOC130551136 gene encoding nucleotide-binding oligomerization domain-containing protein 2-like, whose product MSSQQLVLKQRALLLDAVCGGGSAEPLDCVLDLLLAWEVLIWEDYLSIRVTEKPVSSNARHLLDVVYEKGEDASGLLLAAFKQVLPEEQKSELCFGKEYAVLEKNRPATATSALLTDRPVLVKKLRDNIDEALDVLMTTGCFTIKDCDGVHLPAYTPSQQVRRLLDQVRYKGETAARTLLKYLDQTEPENKEHQILEETISFT is encoded by the exons ATGAGCTCCCAACAACTTGTCCTAAAGCAGAGAGCGCTGCTTCTGGATGCCGTGTGTGGTGGAGGCAGTGCTGAACCTCTGGACTGTGTTCTGGACCTGCTCCTGGCCTGGGAGGTACTTATCTGGGAGGATTACCTAAGCATACGAGTCACTGAGAAACCTGTGAGTTCAAATGCCAGACACCTTCTAGATGTTGTCTATGAAAAAGGAGAAGATGCCTCTGGCCTTCTGTTGGCTGCGTTTAAGCAGGTCTTACCTGAGGAGCAGAAGTCTGAGCTGTGTTTTGGGAAAGAATATGCTGTATTGGAAAAGAACAGACCCGCCACTGCAACTTCAGCATTATTGACTGACAGACCTGTGTTAGTTAAAAAGCTCAGAGATAATATTGATGAGGCTTTAGATGTCTTAATGACAACAGGCTGCTTCACCATCAAAGACTGTGATGGGGTGCACTTACCTGCGTACACACCCTCACAACAG GTTCGGAGACTCTTGGACCAAGTGAGGTATAAAGGGGAAACTGCTGCAAGAACATTACTAAAGTATCTGGATCAAACCGAACCTGAAAATAAAGAACATCAAATTCTTGAAGAAACAATAAGTTTCACAG